A stretch of Rhinopithecus roxellana isolate Shanxi Qingling chromosome 12, ASM756505v1, whole genome shotgun sequence DNA encodes these proteins:
- the RAP1GAP gene encoding rap1 GTPase-activating protein 1 isoform X2, translating into MAQPRLPAPPGRPRRGSLPAGAGWQNTDLFEMIEKMQGSRMDEQRCSFPPPLKTEEDYIPYPSVHEVLGREGPFPLILLPQFGGYWIEGTNHEITSIPETEPLQSPTTKVKLECNPTARIYRKHFLGKEHFNYYSLDTALGHLVFSLKYDVIGDQEHLRLLLRTKCRTYHDVIPISCLTEFPNVVQMAKLVCEDVNVDRFYPVLYPKASRLIVTFDEHVISNNFKFGVIYQKLGQTSEEELFSTNEESPAFVEFLEFLGQKVKLQDFKGFRGGLDVTHGQTGTESVYCNFRNKEIMFHVSTKLPYTEGDAQQLQRKRHIGNDIVAVVFQDENTPFVPDMIASNFLHAYVVVQAEGGGPDGPLYKVSVTARDDVPFFGPPLPDPAVFRKGPEFQEFLLTKLINAEYACYKAEKFAKLEERTRAALLETLYEELHIHSQSMMGLGGDEDKMENGSGGGGFFESFKRVIRSRSQSMDAMGLSNKKPNTVSTSHSGSFAPNNPDLAKAAGISLIVPGKSPTRKKSGPFGSRRSSAIGIENIQEVQEKRESPPAGQKTPDSGHVSQEPKSENSSTQSSPEMPTTKNRAETAAQRAEALKDFSRSSSSASSFASVVEETEGVDGEDTGLESVSSSGTPHKRDSFIYSTWLEDSVSNTSGGSSPDAGKLGDPACPEIKIQLEASEQHMPQLGC; encoded by the exons ATGGCACAGCCGCGGCTCCCGGCGCCCCCCGGCCGTCCGCGGAGGGGCTCGCTGCCCGCGGGGGCCGGCTGGCAG AACACAGATCTATTTGAGATGATTGAAAAGATGCAG GGAAGCAGGATGGATGAACAACGCTGCTCCTTCCCGCCGCCCCTCAAA ACAGAGGAGGACTACATTCCCTACCCGAGTGTGCACGAG GTCTTGGGGCGAGAAGGACCCTTCCCCCTTATCCTGCTGCCCCAGTTTGGGGGCTACTGGATTGAGGGCACCAACCACGAAATCACCAGCATCCCCGAGACAGAGCCGCTGCAGTCGCCCACGACCAAGGTGAAGCTCGAGTGCAACCCCACGGCCCGCATCTACCGGAAGCACTTTCTCGGCAAG GAGCATTTCAATTACTACTCACTGGACACTGCCCTCGGCCACCTTGTCTTCTCACTCAAGTACGATGTCATCGGGGACCAAGAGCACCTGCGGCTGCTGCTCAG GACCAAGTGCCGGACATACCATGATGTCATCCCCATCTCCTGCCTCACCGAGTTCCCTAATGTCGTCCAGATGGCAAAG CTGGTGTGTGAAGACGTCAACGTGGATCGGTTCTATCCTGTGCTCTACCCCAAG GCTTCCCGGCTCATCGTCACCTTTGACGAGCATGTCATCAGCAATAACTTCAAGTTTGGCGTCATTTATCAGAAGCTCGGGCAG ACCTCCGAGGAAGAACTCTTCAGCACCAATGAGGAAAGTCCCGCCTTCGTGGAGTTCCTTGAATTTCTTGGCCAGAAGGTCAAACTGCAGGACTTTAAGGG GTTCCGAGGAGGCCTGGACGTGACCCACGGGCAGACGGGGACCGAATCTGTGTACTGCAACTTCCGCAACAAGGAGATCATGTTTCACGTGTCCACCAAGCTGCCCTACACAGAAGGGGACGCCCAGCAG TTGCAGCGGAAGCGGCACATCGGGAACGACATCGTGGCTGTGGTCTTCCAGGATGAGAACACTCCTTTTGTGCCCGACATGATCGCGTCCAACTTCCTGCATGCCTACGTAGTGGTGCAGGCTGAGGGCGGGGGCCCTGATGGCCCCCTTTACAAG GTCTCTGTCACTGCAAGAGATGATGTGCCCTTCTTCGGACCCCCCCTCCCGGACCCCGCCGTGTTCAGGAAG GGGCCTGAGTTCCAGGAATTTTTGCTGACAAAGCTGATCAATGCTGAATATGCCTGCTACAAGGCAGAGAAGTTTGCCAAACTGGAG GAGCGGACGCGCGCCGCCCTCCTGGAGACACTCTATGAGGAACTGCACATCCACAGCCAGTCCATGATGGGCTTGGGCGGCGACGAGGACAAGATGGAGAATGGCAGTGGGGGCGGCGGCTTCTTTGAGTCTTTCAAG AGGGTCATCCGGAGCCGCAGCCAGTCCATGGATGCCATGGGGCTGAGCAACAAGAAGCCCAACACCGTGTCCACCAGCCACAGCGGGAGCTTCGCGCCCAACAACCCCGACCTGGCCAAGGCAGCTGGAATA TCACTGATTGTCCCTGGGAAGAGCCCCACGAGGAAGAAGTCGGGCCCGTTTGGCTCCCGCCGCAGCAGCGCCATTGGCATCGAGAACATACAGGAGGTGCAGGAGAAGAG GGAGAGCCCTCCGGCTGGTCAGAAGACCCCAGACAGCGGGCACGTCTCACAGGAGCCCAAGTCGGAGAACTCATCCACTCAGAGCTCCCCAGAGATGCCCACGACCAAGAACAG AGCGGAGACCGCCGCGCAGAGAGCAGAGGCGCTCAAGGACTTCTCCCGCTCCTCATCCAGTGCCAGCAGCTTCGCCAGCGTGGTGGAGGAGACAGAGGGCGTGGATGGAGAGGACACAGGCCTG GAGAGTGTGTCGTCCTCAGGAACACCTCACAAGCGGGACTCCTTCATCTATAGCACGTGGCTGGAGGACAGTGTCAGCAACACTAGTGGGGGCAGCTCCCCAG ACGCCGGCAAGTTGGGGGACCCTGCATGTCCCGAGATCAAGATCCAGCTGGAAGCATCTGAGCAGCACATGCCCCAGCTG GGCTGTTAG
- the RAP1GAP gene encoding rap1 GTPase-activating protein 1 isoform X3 translates to MIEKMQGSRMDEQRCSFPPPLKTEEDYIPYPSVHEVLGREGPFPLILLPQFGGYWIEGTNHEITSIPETEPLQSPTTKVKLECNPTARIYRKHFLGKEHFNYYSLDTALGHLVFSLKYDVIGDQEHLRLLLRTKCRTYHDVIPISCLTEFPNVVQMAKLVCEDVNVDRFYPVLYPKASRLIVTFDEHVISNNFKFGVIYQKLGQTSEEELFSTNEESPAFVEFLEFLGQKVKLQDFKGFRGGLDVTHGQTGTESVYCNFRNKEIMFHVSTKLPYTEGDAQQLQRKRHIGNDIVAVVFQDENTPFVPDMIASNFLHAYVVVQAEGGGPDGPLYKVSVTARDDVPFFGPPLPDPAVFRKGPEFQEFLLTKLINAEYACYKAEKFAKLEERTRAALLETLYEELHIHSQSMMGLGGDEDKMENGSGGGGFFESFKRVIRSRSQSMDAMGLSNKKPNTVSTSHSGSFAPNNPDLAKAAGISLIVPGKSPTRKKSGPFGSRRSSAIGIENIQEVQEKRESPPAGQKTPDSGHVSQEPKSENSSTQSSPEMPTTKNRAETAAQRAEALKDFSRSSSSASSFASVVEETEGVDGEDTGLESVSSSGTPHKRDSFIYSTWLEDSVSNTSGGSSPGPSRSPHPDAGKLGDPACPEIKIQLEASEQHMPQLGC, encoded by the exons ATGATTGAAAAGATGCAG GGAAGCAGGATGGATGAACAACGCTGCTCCTTCCCGCCGCCCCTCAAA ACAGAGGAGGACTACATTCCCTACCCGAGTGTGCACGAG GTCTTGGGGCGAGAAGGACCCTTCCCCCTTATCCTGCTGCCCCAGTTTGGGGGCTACTGGATTGAGGGCACCAACCACGAAATCACCAGCATCCCCGAGACAGAGCCGCTGCAGTCGCCCACGACCAAGGTGAAGCTCGAGTGCAACCCCACGGCCCGCATCTACCGGAAGCACTTTCTCGGCAAG GAGCATTTCAATTACTACTCACTGGACACTGCCCTCGGCCACCTTGTCTTCTCACTCAAGTACGATGTCATCGGGGACCAAGAGCACCTGCGGCTGCTGCTCAG GACCAAGTGCCGGACATACCATGATGTCATCCCCATCTCCTGCCTCACCGAGTTCCCTAATGTCGTCCAGATGGCAAAG CTGGTGTGTGAAGACGTCAACGTGGATCGGTTCTATCCTGTGCTCTACCCCAAG GCTTCCCGGCTCATCGTCACCTTTGACGAGCATGTCATCAGCAATAACTTCAAGTTTGGCGTCATTTATCAGAAGCTCGGGCAG ACCTCCGAGGAAGAACTCTTCAGCACCAATGAGGAAAGTCCCGCCTTCGTGGAGTTCCTTGAATTTCTTGGCCAGAAGGTCAAACTGCAGGACTTTAAGGG GTTCCGAGGAGGCCTGGACGTGACCCACGGGCAGACGGGGACCGAATCTGTGTACTGCAACTTCCGCAACAAGGAGATCATGTTTCACGTGTCCACCAAGCTGCCCTACACAGAAGGGGACGCCCAGCAG TTGCAGCGGAAGCGGCACATCGGGAACGACATCGTGGCTGTGGTCTTCCAGGATGAGAACACTCCTTTTGTGCCCGACATGATCGCGTCCAACTTCCTGCATGCCTACGTAGTGGTGCAGGCTGAGGGCGGGGGCCCTGATGGCCCCCTTTACAAG GTCTCTGTCACTGCAAGAGATGATGTGCCCTTCTTCGGACCCCCCCTCCCGGACCCCGCCGTGTTCAGGAAG GGGCCTGAGTTCCAGGAATTTTTGCTGACAAAGCTGATCAATGCTGAATATGCCTGCTACAAGGCAGAGAAGTTTGCCAAACTGGAG GAGCGGACGCGCGCCGCCCTCCTGGAGACACTCTATGAGGAACTGCACATCCACAGCCAGTCCATGATGGGCTTGGGCGGCGACGAGGACAAGATGGAGAATGGCAGTGGGGGCGGCGGCTTCTTTGAGTCTTTCAAG AGGGTCATCCGGAGCCGCAGCCAGTCCATGGATGCCATGGGGCTGAGCAACAAGAAGCCCAACACCGTGTCCACCAGCCACAGCGGGAGCTTCGCGCCCAACAACCCCGACCTGGCCAAGGCAGCTGGAATA TCACTGATTGTCCCTGGGAAGAGCCCCACGAGGAAGAAGTCGGGCCCGTTTGGCTCCCGCCGCAGCAGCGCCATTGGCATCGAGAACATACAGGAGGTGCAGGAGAAGAG GGAGAGCCCTCCGGCTGGTCAGAAGACCCCAGACAGCGGGCACGTCTCACAGGAGCCCAAGTCGGAGAACTCATCCACTCAGAGCTCCCCAGAGATGCCCACGACCAAGAACAG AGCGGAGACCGCCGCGCAGAGAGCAGAGGCGCTCAAGGACTTCTCCCGCTCCTCATCCAGTGCCAGCAGCTTCGCCAGCGTGGTGGAGGAGACAGAGGGCGTGGATGGAGAGGACACAGGCCTG GAGAGTGTGTCGTCCTCAGGAACACCTCACAAGCGGGACTCCTTCATCTATAGCACGTGGCTGGAGGACAGTGTCAGCAACACTAGTGGGGGCAGCTCCCCAG GCCCCTCTCGATCACCCCACCCAGACGCCGGCAAGTTGGGGGACCCTGCATGTCCCGAGATCAAGATCCAGCTGGAAGCATCTGAGCAGCACATGCCCCAGCTG GGCTGTTAG
- the RAP1GAP gene encoding rap1 GTPase-activating protein 1 isoform X4, which yields MAQPRLPAPPGRPRRGSLPAGAGWQNTDLFEMIEKMQGSRMDEQRCSFPPPLKTEEDYIPYPSVHEVLGREGPFPLILLPQFGGYWIEGTNHEITSIPETEPLQSPTTKVKLECNPTARIYRKHFLGKEHFNYYSLDTALGHLVFSLKYDVIGDQEHLRLLLRTKCRTYHDVIPISCLTEFPNVVQMAKLVCEDVNVDRFYPVLYPKASRLIVTFDEHVISNNFKFGVIYQKLGQTSEEELFSTNEESPAFVEFLEFLGQKVKLQDFKGFRGGLDVTHGQTGTESVYCNFRNKEIMFHVSTKLPYTEGDAQQLQRKRHIGNDIVAVVFQDENTPFVPDMIASNFLHAYVVVQAEGGGPDGPLYKVSVTARDDVPFFGPPLPDPAVFRKGPEFQEFLLTKLINAEYACYKAEKFAKLEERTRAALLETLYEELHIHSQSMMGLGGDEDKMENGSGGGGFFESFKRVIRSRSQSMDAMGLSNKKPNTVSTSHSGSFAPNNPDLAKAAGISLLIPGKSASRFGRRGSAIGIGTVEEVVVRGAAGSGGCLHALFSARSQDGGHIGDVAPLPPGQAPGRAGWSGGSSDGTQHLLWGLSLIVPGKSPTRKKSGPFGSRRSSAIGIENIQEVQEKRESPPAGQKTPDSGHVSQEPKSENSSTQSSPEMPTTKNRAETAAQRAEALKDFSRSSSSASSFASVVEETEGVDGEDTGLESVSSSGTPHKRDSFIYSTWLEDSVSNTSGGSSPDAGKLGDPACPEIKIQLEASEQHMPQLGC from the exons ATGGCACAGCCGCGGCTCCCGGCGCCCCCCGGCCGTCCGCGGAGGGGCTCGCTGCCCGCGGGGGCCGGCTGGCAG AACACAGATCTATTTGAGATGATTGAAAAGATGCAG GGAAGCAGGATGGATGAACAACGCTGCTCCTTCCCGCCGCCCCTCAAA ACAGAGGAGGACTACATTCCCTACCCGAGTGTGCACGAG GTCTTGGGGCGAGAAGGACCCTTCCCCCTTATCCTGCTGCCCCAGTTTGGGGGCTACTGGATTGAGGGCACCAACCACGAAATCACCAGCATCCCCGAGACAGAGCCGCTGCAGTCGCCCACGACCAAGGTGAAGCTCGAGTGCAACCCCACGGCCCGCATCTACCGGAAGCACTTTCTCGGCAAG GAGCATTTCAATTACTACTCACTGGACACTGCCCTCGGCCACCTTGTCTTCTCACTCAAGTACGATGTCATCGGGGACCAAGAGCACCTGCGGCTGCTGCTCAG GACCAAGTGCCGGACATACCATGATGTCATCCCCATCTCCTGCCTCACCGAGTTCCCTAATGTCGTCCAGATGGCAAAG CTGGTGTGTGAAGACGTCAACGTGGATCGGTTCTATCCTGTGCTCTACCCCAAG GCTTCCCGGCTCATCGTCACCTTTGACGAGCATGTCATCAGCAATAACTTCAAGTTTGGCGTCATTTATCAGAAGCTCGGGCAG ACCTCCGAGGAAGAACTCTTCAGCACCAATGAGGAAAGTCCCGCCTTCGTGGAGTTCCTTGAATTTCTTGGCCAGAAGGTCAAACTGCAGGACTTTAAGGG GTTCCGAGGAGGCCTGGACGTGACCCACGGGCAGACGGGGACCGAATCTGTGTACTGCAACTTCCGCAACAAGGAGATCATGTTTCACGTGTCCACCAAGCTGCCCTACACAGAAGGGGACGCCCAGCAG TTGCAGCGGAAGCGGCACATCGGGAACGACATCGTGGCTGTGGTCTTCCAGGATGAGAACACTCCTTTTGTGCCCGACATGATCGCGTCCAACTTCCTGCATGCCTACGTAGTGGTGCAGGCTGAGGGCGGGGGCCCTGATGGCCCCCTTTACAAG GTCTCTGTCACTGCAAGAGATGATGTGCCCTTCTTCGGACCCCCCCTCCCGGACCCCGCCGTGTTCAGGAAG GGGCCTGAGTTCCAGGAATTTTTGCTGACAAAGCTGATCAATGCTGAATATGCCTGCTACAAGGCAGAGAAGTTTGCCAAACTGGAG GAGCGGACGCGCGCCGCCCTCCTGGAGACACTCTATGAGGAACTGCACATCCACAGCCAGTCCATGATGGGCTTGGGCGGCGACGAGGACAAGATGGAGAATGGCAGTGGGGGCGGCGGCTTCTTTGAGTCTTTCAAG AGGGTCATCCGGAGCCGCAGCCAGTCCATGGATGCCATGGGGCTGAGCAACAAGAAGCCCAACACCGTGTCCACCAGCCACAGCGGGAGCTTCGCGCCCAACAACCCCGACCTGGCCAAGGCAGCTGGAATA TCATTGCTTATTCCTGGGAAAAGTGCGAGTAGATTCGGACGCCGGGGCAGTGCCATAGGCATAGGAACCGTGGAAGAGGTTGTCGTCCGCGGGGCCGCCGGCTCTGGAGGCTGCCTGCACGCGCTGTTCTCTGCTCGCTCTCAGGACGGAGGCCATATTGGGGACGTTGCCCCTCTGCCCCCGGGACAGGCCCCAGGGCGTGCGGGATGGAGTGGCGGCAGCTCCGATGGCACTCAGCACCTGCTTTGGGGCCTG TCACTGATTGTCCCTGGGAAGAGCCCCACGAGGAAGAAGTCGGGCCCGTTTGGCTCCCGCCGCAGCAGCGCCATTGGCATCGAGAACATACAGGAGGTGCAGGAGAAGAG GGAGAGCCCTCCGGCTGGTCAGAAGACCCCAGACAGCGGGCACGTCTCACAGGAGCCCAAGTCGGAGAACTCATCCACTCAGAGCTCCCCAGAGATGCCCACGACCAAGAACAG AGCGGAGACCGCCGCGCAGAGAGCAGAGGCGCTCAAGGACTTCTCCCGCTCCTCATCCAGTGCCAGCAGCTTCGCCAGCGTGGTGGAGGAGACAGAGGGCGTGGATGGAGAGGACACAGGCCTG GAGAGTGTGTCGTCCTCAGGAACACCTCACAAGCGGGACTCCTTCATCTATAGCACGTGGCTGGAGGACAGTGTCAGCAACACTAGTGGGGGCAGCTCCCCAG ACGCCGGCAAGTTGGGGGACCCTGCATGTCCCGAGATCAAGATCCAGCTGGAAGCATCTGAGCAGCACATGCCCCAGCTG GGCTGTTAG
- the RAP1GAP gene encoding rap1 GTPase-activating protein 1 isoform X1 — protein MAQPRLPAPPGRPRRGSLPAGAGWQNTDLFEMIEKMQGSRMDEQRCSFPPPLKTEEDYIPYPSVHEVLGREGPFPLILLPQFGGYWIEGTNHEITSIPETEPLQSPTTKVKLECNPTARIYRKHFLGKEHFNYYSLDTALGHLVFSLKYDVIGDQEHLRLLLRTKCRTYHDVIPISCLTEFPNVVQMAKLVCEDVNVDRFYPVLYPKASRLIVTFDEHVISNNFKFGVIYQKLGQTSEEELFSTNEESPAFVEFLEFLGQKVKLQDFKGFRGGLDVTHGQTGTESVYCNFRNKEIMFHVSTKLPYTEGDAQQLQRKRHIGNDIVAVVFQDENTPFVPDMIASNFLHAYVVVQAEGGGPDGPLYKVSVTARDDVPFFGPPLPDPAVFRKGPEFQEFLLTKLINAEYACYKAEKFAKLEERTRAALLETLYEELHIHSQSMMGLGGDEDKMENGSGGGGFFESFKRVIRSRSQSMDAMGLSNKKPNTVSTSHSGSFAPNNPDLAKAAGISLIVPGKSPTRKKSGPFGSRRSSAIGIENIQEVQEKRESPPAGQKTPDSGHVSQEPKSENSSTQSSPEMPTTKNRAETAAQRAEALKDFSRSSSSASSFASVVEETEGVDGEDTGLESVSSSGTPHKRDSFIYSTWLEDSVSNTSGGSSPGPSRSPHPDAGKLGDPACPEIKIQLEASEQHMPQLGC, from the exons ATGGCACAGCCGCGGCTCCCGGCGCCCCCCGGCCGTCCGCGGAGGGGCTCGCTGCCCGCGGGGGCCGGCTGGCAG AACACAGATCTATTTGAGATGATTGAAAAGATGCAG GGAAGCAGGATGGATGAACAACGCTGCTCCTTCCCGCCGCCCCTCAAA ACAGAGGAGGACTACATTCCCTACCCGAGTGTGCACGAG GTCTTGGGGCGAGAAGGACCCTTCCCCCTTATCCTGCTGCCCCAGTTTGGGGGCTACTGGATTGAGGGCACCAACCACGAAATCACCAGCATCCCCGAGACAGAGCCGCTGCAGTCGCCCACGACCAAGGTGAAGCTCGAGTGCAACCCCACGGCCCGCATCTACCGGAAGCACTTTCTCGGCAAG GAGCATTTCAATTACTACTCACTGGACACTGCCCTCGGCCACCTTGTCTTCTCACTCAAGTACGATGTCATCGGGGACCAAGAGCACCTGCGGCTGCTGCTCAG GACCAAGTGCCGGACATACCATGATGTCATCCCCATCTCCTGCCTCACCGAGTTCCCTAATGTCGTCCAGATGGCAAAG CTGGTGTGTGAAGACGTCAACGTGGATCGGTTCTATCCTGTGCTCTACCCCAAG GCTTCCCGGCTCATCGTCACCTTTGACGAGCATGTCATCAGCAATAACTTCAAGTTTGGCGTCATTTATCAGAAGCTCGGGCAG ACCTCCGAGGAAGAACTCTTCAGCACCAATGAGGAAAGTCCCGCCTTCGTGGAGTTCCTTGAATTTCTTGGCCAGAAGGTCAAACTGCAGGACTTTAAGGG GTTCCGAGGAGGCCTGGACGTGACCCACGGGCAGACGGGGACCGAATCTGTGTACTGCAACTTCCGCAACAAGGAGATCATGTTTCACGTGTCCACCAAGCTGCCCTACACAGAAGGGGACGCCCAGCAG TTGCAGCGGAAGCGGCACATCGGGAACGACATCGTGGCTGTGGTCTTCCAGGATGAGAACACTCCTTTTGTGCCCGACATGATCGCGTCCAACTTCCTGCATGCCTACGTAGTGGTGCAGGCTGAGGGCGGGGGCCCTGATGGCCCCCTTTACAAG GTCTCTGTCACTGCAAGAGATGATGTGCCCTTCTTCGGACCCCCCCTCCCGGACCCCGCCGTGTTCAGGAAG GGGCCTGAGTTCCAGGAATTTTTGCTGACAAAGCTGATCAATGCTGAATATGCCTGCTACAAGGCAGAGAAGTTTGCCAAACTGGAG GAGCGGACGCGCGCCGCCCTCCTGGAGACACTCTATGAGGAACTGCACATCCACAGCCAGTCCATGATGGGCTTGGGCGGCGACGAGGACAAGATGGAGAATGGCAGTGGGGGCGGCGGCTTCTTTGAGTCTTTCAAG AGGGTCATCCGGAGCCGCAGCCAGTCCATGGATGCCATGGGGCTGAGCAACAAGAAGCCCAACACCGTGTCCACCAGCCACAGCGGGAGCTTCGCGCCCAACAACCCCGACCTGGCCAAGGCAGCTGGAATA TCACTGATTGTCCCTGGGAAGAGCCCCACGAGGAAGAAGTCGGGCCCGTTTGGCTCCCGCCGCAGCAGCGCCATTGGCATCGAGAACATACAGGAGGTGCAGGAGAAGAG GGAGAGCCCTCCGGCTGGTCAGAAGACCCCAGACAGCGGGCACGTCTCACAGGAGCCCAAGTCGGAGAACTCATCCACTCAGAGCTCCCCAGAGATGCCCACGACCAAGAACAG AGCGGAGACCGCCGCGCAGAGAGCAGAGGCGCTCAAGGACTTCTCCCGCTCCTCATCCAGTGCCAGCAGCTTCGCCAGCGTGGTGGAGGAGACAGAGGGCGTGGATGGAGAGGACACAGGCCTG GAGAGTGTGTCGTCCTCAGGAACACCTCACAAGCGGGACTCCTTCATCTATAGCACGTGGCTGGAGGACAGTGTCAGCAACACTAGTGGGGGCAGCTCCCCAG GCCCCTCTCGATCACCCCACCCAGACGCCGGCAAGTTGGGGGACCCTGCATGTCCCGAGATCAAGATCCAGCTGGAAGCATCTGAGCAGCACATGCCCCAGCTG GGCTGTTAG